In one window of Tenacibaculum mesophilum DNA:
- a CDS encoding cbb3-type cytochrome c oxidase N-terminal domain-containing protein, whose translation MKKYFQSIVYIIFVAVTFFAIATAIKSYQNPFSLYEHPLVWIAIVGLITVVVLKEVLNIVAQQRAEQLQMEKDGIKPEEVDKWAWAKKLISKWTEAKAIEQEDEIILDHNYDGIKELDNNLPPWWLYMFYATIIFAAVYLVRYHVLGADNQEMEYAQAVAEAKRELAAFKSNSKEAIIDAETATVLTSDADLSRGKAVFNLNCAACHMADGGGGIGPNLTDEYWILGGGMKNIFNTVANGGRDGKGMVAWNKTLKPKDIQKVASYIISLQGTTPAKPKEPQGELYKEEGQASTVAEPVEEQVKDSIQ comes from the coding sequence ATGAAAAAATATTTTCAGTCTATAGTATATATCATTTTTGTTGCAGTAACCTTTTTTGCTATTGCTACTGCAATTAAATCATATCAAAATCCATTTAGTCTATATGAACACCCATTAGTTTGGATAGCGATTGTAGGGCTTATAACTGTTGTAGTTTTAAAAGAAGTTTTAAATATTGTGGCTCAGCAAAGAGCAGAGCAACTTCAAATGGAAAAAGATGGAATTAAACCAGAAGAAGTTGATAAATGGGCTTGGGCTAAAAAACTTATTAGTAAATGGACAGAGGCCAAAGCAATTGAGCAAGAAGATGAAATTATTCTTGATCATAATTATGATGGAATTAAAGAGTTAGACAATAACTTACCACCATGGTGGCTATATATGTTCTATGCAACAATCATTTTTGCAGCAGTATATTTAGTAAGATATCATGTATTAGGAGCAGATAACCAAGAAATGGAGTATGCTCAAGCAGTAGCAGAAGCTAAAAGAGAATTAGCAGCATTTAAATCAAACTCAAAGGAAGCTATTATTGATGCAGAAACTGCTACAGTATTAACTTCTGATGCCGATTTAAGTAGAGGTAAAGCTGTATTTAATTTAAACTGTGCAGCATGTCATATGGCTGATGGAGGAGGAGGTATAGGACCTAATCTGACAGATGAGTATTGGATTTTAGGAGGAGGAATGAAGAATATTTTTAATACAGTTGCTAATGGAGGTAGAGATGGTAAAGGTATGGTTGCTTGGAACAAAACATTAAAACCTAAAGACATTCAAAAGGTTGCGAGTTATATAATTTCTTTACAAGGAACTACACCAGCAAAACCAAAAGAACCTCAAGGAGAGTTATATAAAGAAGAAGGTCAAGCATCAACTGTTGCAGAACCAGTAGAAGAGCAAGTAAAAGATAGTATTCAATAA
- a CDS encoding cytochrome c oxidase subunit IV, which produces MLKFVKNHMETIAGIEIYPIISLTIFFTFFVVLFWWVFTAKKEYISRVSELPLDN; this is translated from the coding sequence ATGTTAAAGTTTGTAAAAAATCATATGGAAACTATTGCAGGTATTGAAATATACCCAATTATTTCACTAACCATATTCTTTACATTTTTTGTAGTGTTGTTTTGGTGGGTATTTACAGCCAAGAAAGAATATATAAGTAGGGTAAGTGAATTGCCTTTAGATAATTAG
- the ccoN gene encoding cytochrome-c oxidase, cbb3-type subunit I produces MEMQQFYYDNKIVKKFIYATLLWGIVGFSVGLLLAFMFLFPNLTDGISWLSFGRLRPLHTNAVIFAFVGNAIFAGVYYSLQRLLKARMASDFLSNFNFWGWQLIIVAAAITLPLGYTTSKEYAELEWPIDIAIALVWVAFGANMIWTILQRRQRHLYVAIWFYLGTFVTVAVLHIFNSLELPVSFMKSYSVYAGVQDALVQWWYGHNAVAFFLTTPFLGLMYYFVPKAANRPVYSYRLSIVHFWSLIFIYIWAGPHHLLYTSLPDWAQNLGVAFSVMLIAPSWGGMINGLLTLRGAWDKVRVDPVLKFMVVAITGYGMATFEGPMLSLKNVNAIAHFSDWIIAHVHVGALAWNGFLTFGMLYWLVPRMFKTKLYSTALANFHFWIGTLGIIMYALPMYVAGFVQASMWKQFNPDGTLTYGNFLETVNEIIPMYWMRAIGGSLFILGAFVMLYNIVKTVRSGSGVTDELAEAAALTKVSKYRTSKEGWHTWLERRPVKLTIYATVAILIGGVVQIIPTLLVKSNIPTITSVQPYTPLELEGRDIYIREGCVGCHSQMVRPFRSEVERYGEFAKAGEFVYDHPFLWGSKRTGPDLLRVGGKYNDSWHLNHMYDPQSTSPGSIMPAYQWLVRNKLDKSDTESKMKAMVSLGVPYTEEDIANAQTSMEEQGAKIQENLYADPDFATNYEADKKYAQENGQTFIEMKDREIVALIAYLQRLGTDIKIKDVQDQLSAKN; encoded by the coding sequence ATGGAAATGCAACAATTTTATTACGATAATAAGATCGTAAAAAAATTCATCTACGCAACCTTACTATGGGGAATAGTAGGTTTTTCAGTGGGATTGTTATTGGCTTTTATGTTTTTATTCCCAAATTTAACTGACGGTATTTCGTGGTTAAGTTTTGGACGTTTAAGACCATTACATACGAACGCAGTAATTTTTGCATTCGTTGGAAATGCCATTTTTGCAGGAGTTTACTACTCACTACAGCGATTACTGAAAGCCCGTATGGCGAGTGATTTTTTAAGTAACTTTAACTTTTGGGGATGGCAGTTAATAATTGTTGCAGCAGCCATAACACTTCCGCTAGGGTATACCACTTCAAAAGAATACGCTGAATTAGAATGGCCAATCGATATTGCCATAGCCCTAGTTTGGGTGGCTTTTGGTGCTAACATGATTTGGACAATCTTACAAAGAAGACAACGTCATTTATATGTAGCAATTTGGTTTTACCTAGGAACTTTTGTAACCGTAGCAGTATTACATATTTTTAATAGTTTAGAGTTGCCAGTAAGTTTCATGAAAAGTTACTCAGTGTATGCAGGGGTTCAAGATGCACTGGTACAATGGTGGTACGGACACAACGCTGTGGCATTCTTCTTAACGACTCCGTTCTTAGGATTAATGTATTACTTTGTTCCTAAAGCGGCTAATCGTCCAGTATATTCATATAGATTATCTATTGTGCACTTTTGGTCATTAATTTTTATCTACATCTGGGCAGGGCCTCACCACTTATTATATACATCATTACCAGATTGGGCTCAAAATTTAGGAGTTGCGTTCTCAGTAATGTTAATTGCACCATCTTGGGGAGGTATGATTAACGGATTGTTAACTCTTCGTGGAGCTTGGGATAAAGTAAGAGTAGATCCAGTATTAAAATTCATGGTAGTTGCAATTACAGGTTATGGTATGGCAACTTTTGAGGGACCAATGTTATCATTAAAGAATGTAAATGCAATTGCGCACTTTAGTGATTGGATTATCGCTCACGTACACGTAGGAGCCTTAGCTTGGAACGGATTCTTAACTTTCGGTATGTTATACTGGTTAGTACCAAGAATGTTCAAAACAAAATTATATTCTACAGCATTGGCTAACTTCCATTTCTGGATTGGAACTTTAGGTATTATTATGTATGCGCTACCAATGTATGTTGCAGGATTTGTACAAGCTTCAATGTGGAAACAGTTTAATCCAGATGGAACGTTAACTTATGGTAACTTCTTAGAAACAGTAAACGAAATTATTCCAATGTATTGGATGCGTGCTATTGGAGGAAGCTTATTTATCCTTGGAGCATTTGTAATGTTATATAACATTGTTAAAACGGTAAGATCAGGAAGTGGAGTAACAGATGAACTAGCAGAAGCAGCGGCATTAACAAAAGTATCTAAATACAGAACTTCTAAAGAAGGTTGGCATACTTGGTTAGAAAGAAGGCCTGTAAAATTAACTATATATGCTACAGTGGCGATTTTAATAGGAGGAGTTGTTCAAATTATTCCAACATTATTAGTAAAATCTAATATTCCAACAATAACAAGCGTACAACCTTATACTCCTCTAGAATTAGAAGGTAGAGATATTTATATCCGTGAAGGATGTGTGGGATGTCACTCACAAATGGTACGTCCATTTAGATCGGAAGTAGAACGTTATGGAGAATTTGCAAAAGCAGGAGAGTTTGTATACGACCATCCGTTTTTATGGGGTTCTAAACGTACAGGTCCAGATTTATTAAGAGTTGGAGGAAAGTATAACGATAGTTGGCATTTAAATCATATGTATGATCCACAAAGTACATCTCCAGGATCTATTATGCCAGCATACCAATGGTTAGTAAGAAATAAGTTAGATAAGAGTGATACCGAAAGCAAAATGAAAGCAATGGTTAGCTTAGGAGTTCCTTATACGGAAGAAGATATTGCAAATGCACAAACAAGCATGGAAGAGCAAGGAGCTAAAATTCAAGAGAACTTGTATGCTGATCCAGACTTTGCAACAAACTATGAAGCAGATAAAAAGTATGCTCAAGAAAATGGACAAACTTTCATAGAAATGAAAGATAGGGAAATCGTAGCCTTAATCGCTTATTTACAACGATTAGGTACCGATATTAAGATTAAAGATGTTCAAGACCAATTAAGCGCTAAAAACTAG
- the ccoS gene encoding cbb3-type cytochrome oxidase assembly protein CcoS produces the protein MSVIYLLLSLSILVAIIFFIAFIVSVKKGQYDDSYTPSVRMLFDDELVKEETKN, from the coding sequence ATGAGCGTTATTTACTTACTATTATCACTAAGTATTTTAGTGGCTATTATTTTCTTTATAGCATTTATTGTTTCAGTAAAAAAAGGGCAGTACGATGATTCGTACACGCCGTCGGTTCGCATGTTGTTTGATGATGAATTGGTAAAAGAGGAAACAAAGAACTAA
- the hemN gene encoding oxygen-independent coproporphyrinogen III oxidase has product MNSLIQKYNIPGPRYTSYPTVPYWENDSFSKEKWIKTFKQSFIESNSSEGISLYIHLPFCESLCTFCACHKHITKRHEMEDPYIETVLKEWQLYVNLVDETPIIKEIHLGGGTPTFFSEKQLKRLIDGIFMNAEKHPNHEFSFEGHPNNTTKEHLQTLYDLGFTRVSFGVQDYNPKVQEAIHRIQPFENVQNVHNWAKEIGYTSISHDLVFGLPFQTKENVIHTINKTKELEPDRISFYSYAHVPWVKGVGQRGFNENDLPKNEEKRELYEIGKKLFAEMGYIEIGMDHFALPTDSLYEATKKKTLHRNFMGYTANKTQLMIGLGMSSISDSWYGFAQNVKTVKEYESVVNEGEIPVFRGHILSEEDLKIRKHILNIMCHFSTSWEEEQLQIENIETHIEKLEEMMADGLVSIKGSKLTVPEKARPYVRNICMAFDKKLHKKQPETQLFSMTI; this is encoded by the coding sequence ATGAATTCACTTATTCAAAAATATAATATTCCAGGACCAAGATATACAAGTTATCCAACCGTTCCGTATTGGGAGAATGATAGCTTCTCAAAAGAAAAATGGATTAAAACTTTTAAACAATCGTTTATCGAAAGTAACTCATCAGAAGGAATTAGCTTATATATTCACTTACCATTTTGCGAGAGTTTATGTACGTTTTGTGCATGCCATAAACATATAACAAAACGTCATGAAATGGAAGATCCGTATATAGAAACTGTTTTAAAAGAATGGCAGCTATATGTTAATTTGGTAGATGAAACACCTATAATAAAAGAAATCCATTTAGGAGGAGGGACTCCAACATTCTTTTCAGAAAAACAATTAAAAAGATTAATTGATGGGATTTTTATGAACGCAGAAAAACATCCCAATCATGAATTTAGTTTTGAAGGGCATCCAAACAACACCACAAAAGAACACCTACAAACTTTGTATGACTTAGGATTTACACGAGTAAGTTTTGGAGTGCAAGATTACAATCCAAAAGTACAAGAAGCAATTCATCGAATTCAGCCTTTTGAAAATGTTCAAAACGTACATAATTGGGCAAAAGAAATAGGATATACATCTATCAGTCACGATTTGGTATTTGGACTTCCGTTTCAAACCAAGGAAAATGTAATTCATACTATTAATAAAACAAAAGAGCTAGAACCTGATAGAATTTCGTTTTATAGTTATGCGCATGTTCCGTGGGTAAAAGGAGTTGGACAGCGAGGATTTAATGAAAATGACCTACCAAAAAATGAAGAAAAGCGAGAGTTGTATGAAATAGGAAAGAAATTGTTTGCAGAAATGGGTTACATAGAAATAGGAATGGATCATTTTGCATTACCTACTGATAGCTTGTATGAAGCCACAAAAAAGAAAACGTTGCATCGTAATTTTATGGGGTATACCGCCAATAAAACACAATTAATGATTGGTTTAGGAATGTCGTCAATATCTGATTCTTGGTACGGGTTTGCACAAAATGTAAAAACGGTAAAAGAGTATGAAAGCGTTGTAAACGAAGGAGAAATTCCTGTGTTTAGAGGGCATATATTATCTGAAGAAGATTTAAAAATTAGAAAACATATTTTAAATATCATGTGTCACTTTTCCACTTCGTGGGAAGAAGAGCAGTTACAGATTGAAAATATAGAAACACATATAGAAAAATTAGAAGAAATGATGGCTGATGGTTTGGTTTCTATAAAAGGGAGTAAGTTAACCGTTCCAGAAAAGGCAAGACCCTATGTGCGTAATATTTGTATGGCATTTGATAAAAAGTTACACAAAAAACAACCTGAAACCCAACTGTTTTCAATGACAATTTAA
- the deoD gene encoding purine-nucleoside phosphorylase has translation MSVHIEAKKGEIAETVLLPGDPMRAKWIAETFLENPTCYNDVRGMLGFTGTYQRKRISVQGTGMGIPSTLIYCHELITEYGVKNLIRVGSAGSYQEDVKIRDIVIAMAASTNSGLNTIRFNGADYAPTASFELFQKAVDVAKNKGIPLKSGNILSSDEFYADEFESYKKWADYGVLCVEMETNGLYTVAAKHKVNALSILTISDSLVTGERTTAEEREQTFKEMIEIALELA, from the coding sequence ATGAGCGTACATATAGAAGCAAAGAAAGGAGAAATAGCAGAAACTGTTTTATTACCAGGTGATCCTATGCGCGCAAAATGGATAGCAGAAACATTTTTAGAAAATCCAACGTGTTACAATGATGTTCGTGGAATGCTAGGTTTTACAGGGACGTATCAAAGAAAGCGAATATCTGTTCAAGGAACTGGAATGGGAATTCCTTCCACATTAATTTATTGTCATGAATTAATTACAGAGTATGGAGTTAAAAATTTAATAAGAGTAGGTTCAGCTGGTTCTTATCAAGAAGATGTAAAAATTAGAGATATTGTTATAGCCATGGCAGCATCGACAAATTCTGGATTAAATACCATACGTTTCAACGGAGCCGACTATGCGCCGACAGCAAGTTTTGAACTATTCCAAAAAGCAGTTGATGTAGCAAAAAACAAAGGAATTCCGCTAAAATCAGGAAATATTTTAAGTTCAGATGAGTTTTATGCTGATGAATTTGAAAGCTATAAAAAGTGGGCAGATTATGGGGTGCTTTGTGTTGAGATGGAAACAAATGGATTATATACTGTTGCAGCAAAACACAAAGTAAATGCACTGTCAATTTTAACCATTTCAGATAGTTTAGTTACTGGAGAAAGAACAACTGCTGAAGAAAGAGAACAAACCTTTAAAGAAATGATTGAAATCGCTTTAGAATTGGCTTAA
- the deoC gene encoding deoxyribose-phosphate aldolase produces the protein MQINKYIDHTLLKATATKADIVKLCNEAKKYNFYAVCVNGCYVELVAKELKGSDVKIAAVVGFPLGAMTTKAKIFEAKECIKNGASEIDMVINIGKLLDGEENYVEKEIRLIKEEIGENILKVIFENCYLSKEQIKIASQLAVEAGADFVKTSTGFGTGGATFKDVAIMDSVVDGKAQIKAAGGIRDIETAKRYIEMGVTRLGTSSGVSLVTSGISDKNQY, from the coding sequence ATGCAGATTAATAAATATATAGATCATACTTTATTAAAAGCTACAGCAACTAAAGCAGATATAGTAAAGCTGTGTAATGAGGCCAAAAAATATAACTTTTATGCAGTTTGTGTAAATGGATGTTATGTAGAATTGGTAGCCAAAGAGTTAAAAGGTTCGGATGTAAAAATAGCAGCTGTAGTAGGTTTTCCTTTAGGAGCAATGACTACCAAAGCTAAAATTTTTGAAGCCAAAGAATGTATAAAAAATGGAGCTTCAGAAATAGATATGGTTATCAATATAGGTAAGTTGTTAGATGGTGAAGAAAATTATGTAGAAAAAGAAATTCGGTTGATTAAAGAAGAAATAGGAGAAAATATATTAAAAGTAATTTTTGAAAACTGTTATCTATCTAAGGAACAAATAAAAATAGCAAGTCAATTAGCGGTAGAAGCCGGGGCTGATTTTGTAAAAACATCTACAGGTTTTGGTACTGGAGGGGCTACTTTTAAAGATGTAGCGATAATGGATAGTGTTGTAGATGGAAAAGCACAGATAAAAGCAGCTGGTGGTATTAGAGATATTGAAACAGCTAAGAGGTACATAGAAATGGGAGTAACTCGTTTAGGAACCTCGTCAGGTGTTTCATTAGTAACGAGTGGTATTTCAGATAAGAATCAGTATTAA
- a CDS encoding heavy metal translocating P-type ATPase — protein sequence MESTTCFHCGNECDTKTITKEDKFFCCNGCKTVYEIFSENDLTCYYDFQNNPGAIPEEIQGKYDFLDNESIVDKLLEFNDGNVQVVNLYIPHIHCSSCIWVLENLHKLQEFVSSSQVNFPKKTVRITYNSEKTSLKEIVLLLSSIGYEPYISLEDYEVGKKKVDRSLIYKLGIAGFAFGNVMFLSFPEYFEVSEYWLEQYKGIFRWLMFIFSLPVVFYAGVDYFISAYKGIRSKILNIDVPIALGILVLFVRSTAEIMLDLGTGFFDSLTGLVFFLLLGKFFQQKTYNFLSFERDYKSYFPIAVTRITTDKKEENTQIYDVNKGDRLLIRNQELIPVDGILINGEAKIDYSFVTGEAVPVNKKSGDKLFAGGKQLSGSIEMEVLASVSQSYLTQLWSNDVFQKDKNSSFKTLTDKISKNFTIIVLSIAFLSTAFWLYYDSSVALNVFTSVLIIACPCAIALAAPFTLGNILRIFGRKKFYLKNATVVEQLAAINSVIFDKTGTLTTNKENTITYKGEDLNKLQKAILKSSLRASNHPLSRMLYASLEEEMLPVDNYQEYVGKGIETSYQQTRLKIGSSSFVKNAEERLNFDTSVHISVNDKYKGKFVFKNAYRKGVENLFSSLNKKYELSVVSGDNEGEKKFLEELLPKETTFLFNQKPQDKLHYVEELQEKNKSVLMIGDGLNDAGALAQSNVGIALSENINVFSPACDAILDATKFSEIGNYIKASQKAIKIIKYCFLLSLMYNVVGLYFAVTGQLMPVIAAILMPLSSISVVVFTTIATNILGRKIK from the coding sequence ATGGAAAGCACAACATGTTTTCATTGTGGTAACGAGTGCGACACAAAAACAATTACAAAAGAAGATAAATTTTTCTGTTGTAATGGATGCAAAACGGTTTATGAAATTTTTTCAGAGAACGATTTAACTTGTTATTACGATTTTCAAAACAACCCAGGAGCAATACCTGAAGAGATACAAGGAAAATATGATTTCTTGGATAATGAATCCATTGTAGATAAACTATTAGAGTTTAACGATGGCAATGTACAAGTGGTAAATTTATACATTCCACATATACATTGTAGTTCATGTATTTGGGTATTAGAAAACTTACACAAACTACAAGAGTTTGTATCTTCATCTCAAGTTAATTTCCCAAAGAAAACAGTACGAATTACTTACAATTCCGAAAAAACATCACTTAAAGAAATAGTATTACTATTAAGTTCTATTGGTTATGAACCTTACATAAGTCTTGAAGATTATGAGGTAGGGAAAAAGAAGGTAGACCGTAGTTTAATTTATAAACTAGGAATAGCAGGTTTTGCTTTTGGAAATGTTATGTTTTTATCATTCCCGGAATATTTTGAAGTATCAGAATATTGGTTAGAGCAATACAAAGGAATCTTCCGTTGGTTAATGTTTATATTTTCGTTACCTGTAGTGTTTTATGCTGGAGTTGATTATTTTATTTCAGCATACAAAGGAATTCGCTCTAAAATTTTAAACATTGATGTTCCTATTGCTCTTGGAATTTTAGTGCTATTTGTACGTAGTACAGCAGAGATTATGTTGGATTTAGGGACAGGCTTTTTTGATAGTTTAACAGGGCTAGTGTTCTTCTTATTACTAGGGAAGTTTTTTCAACAAAAAACTTATAATTTCTTGTCATTCGAACGCGATTACAAATCGTACTTCCCAATTGCAGTAACAAGAATAACTACGGATAAAAAAGAAGAAAACACGCAAATCTATGATGTCAATAAAGGAGACAGATTATTAATTAGAAACCAAGAATTAATTCCTGTTGATGGAATTTTAATTAATGGAGAAGCGAAAATAGATTACAGCTTTGTTACAGGTGAGGCTGTTCCTGTAAATAAAAAGTCAGGAGATAAATTATTTGCAGGAGGAAAGCAACTGTCAGGAAGTATAGAGATGGAGGTACTAGCTTCGGTTTCACAAAGCTATTTAACACAGTTGTGGAGTAATGATGTATTTCAAAAAGATAAAAATTCATCGTTTAAAACGTTAACTGATAAAATCAGTAAGAATTTTACCATCATCGTATTGTCAATAGCGTTTTTGTCTACAGCATTTTGGTTATACTATGATTCAAGTGTAGCATTAAACGTATTTACGTCAGTACTAATTATTGCATGTCCTTGTGCCATAGCCTTAGCAGCACCGTTTACTTTAGGGAATATCCTACGAATCTTTGGGAGAAAGAAATTTTATTTAAAGAATGCTACAGTAGTAGAACAATTAGCAGCTATAAACTCAGTTATTTTTGATAAAACAGGTACGCTTACCACCAATAAAGAAAATACGATAACATATAAAGGTGAAGATCTAAATAAACTCCAAAAAGCGATATTAAAAAGCTCATTAAGAGCCTCAAATCATCCACTAAGTAGAATGTTATATGCTTCTTTAGAAGAAGAAATGTTACCAGTTGATAATTACCAAGAATATGTAGGAAAGGGAATTGAGACAAGTTATCAACAAACAAGATTAAAAATAGGTTCGTCTTCTTTTGTAAAAAATGCAGAAGAACGATTAAATTTTGATACTTCTGTTCATATTAGTGTTAACGATAAGTATAAAGGAAAGTTTGTGTTTAAAAATGCTTATAGAAAAGGAGTTGAAAACCTGTTTTCAAGCTTAAATAAAAAATATGAATTATCTGTAGTTTCTGGAGATAATGAAGGGGAAAAGAAGTTTTTAGAAGAGTTATTACCTAAAGAAACAACATTTTTATTCAATCAAAAACCGCAAGATAAGCTACATTATGTAGAGGAACTACAAGAAAAAAACAAAAGTGTATTGATGATTGGTGACGGATTAAATGATGCAGGAGCGTTAGCTCAAAGCAATGTAGGAATAGCTTTATCGGAAAATATCAATGTGTTTTCACCTGCTTGCGATGCTATTTTAGATGCCACAAAGTTTAGTGAAATAGGAAACTATATAAAAGCATCGCAAAAAGCGATAAAAATTATTAAGTATTGTTTTTTATTATCTTTAATGTATAATGTTGTTGGACTTTATTTTGCGGTAACGGGGCAGTTGATGCCAGTAATAGCAGCTATTTTAATGCCGTTGAGTTCAATTAGTGTAGTAGTATTTACAACAATAGCTACCAATATTTTAGGTAGAAAAATAAAATAA
- a CDS encoding Crp/Fnr family transcriptional regulator has product MSKCEQCIIREFNSLKALTKDELIRITGCKTSKKIKKGEVLFDEGEYINGVFCVKDGVCKVSKMSDNGRDQIIHLIKKGDILGERSLINNEASNLKAIAVNDMEVCFIPKEEIIRDLENNSNFSMDILKKMANSLKKADDIIVDMAQKTVKQRLAATLLLLDSKFDKNENGSININLSREDMANIIGTATESAIRLLSEFKKKKLIDLKGKEIYITDIKALKELSEGF; this is encoded by the coding sequence ATGAGCAAGTGTGAGCAATGTATCATCAGAGAATTTAATTCTTTAAAGGCTTTAACAAAAGATGAATTGATAAGAATAACAGGATGTAAAACGTCTAAAAAAATAAAAAAAGGAGAAGTTCTCTTTGATGAAGGCGAATACATAAATGGTGTTTTTTGTGTTAAAGACGGTGTTTGTAAAGTGTCTAAAATGAGTGATAATGGTAGAGACCAAATTATTCATTTAATAAAAAAAGGAGATATTTTAGGAGAGCGAAGTTTGATTAACAATGAGGCTTCCAATTTAAAAGCTATTGCCGTTAATGATATGGAAGTATGTTTTATTCCTAAAGAAGAAATTATTAGAGATTTAGAAAACAATTCTAACTTTTCTATGGACATTTTGAAAAAAATGGCCAATTCTTTAAAGAAAGCAGATGATATTATAGTAGATATGGCTCAAAAAACCGTAAAACAACGTTTAGCTGCTACTCTTTTACTTTTAGACTCTAAGTTTGATAAGAACGAAAATGGCTCTATAAATATTAATTTATCTCGAGAAGATATGGCTAATATTATTGGAACAGCAACGGAAAGTGCTATTCGTTTACTTTCAGAGTTTAAAAAGAAAAAACTAATTGATTTAAAAGGTAAAGAAATCTATATAACTGATATAAAAGCTTTAAAAGAGCTTTCGGAAGGTTTTTAA
- a CDS encoding DUF3467 domain-containing protein, protein MEDNKKEPQLNIELDQEIAEGTYSNLAIINHSVSEFIVDFINIMPGVPKAKVKSRIILTPQHAKRLSKALADNIRKFEQAHGEIKDYEQPPIPMNFGGTTGEA, encoded by the coding sequence ATGGAAGATAATAAGAAAGAGCCGCAATTAAATATAGAGCTAGACCAAGAAATAGCAGAAGGAACGTATAGTAATTTAGCTATTATAAACCATTCAGTTTCTGAGTTTATAGTAGATTTTATTAATATTATGCCAGGAGTTCCTAAGGCAAAAGTAAAATCAAGAATTATTTTAACTCCACAACACGCTAAACGTTTGTCAAAAGCGTTAGCAGACAATATTCGTAAGTTTGAACAAGCACATGGAGAAATAAAAGATTATGAGCAACCACCAATTCCAATGAACTTTGGTGGAACCACAGGGGAAGCTTAA